The following proteins are encoded in a genomic region of Oncorhynchus kisutch isolate 150728-3 linkage group LG6, Okis_V2, whole genome shotgun sequence:
- the LOC109891858 gene encoding myotubularin-related protein 4-like isoform X1 has translation MSLAARVSCSVLNCFGEEGPPSLEYIQAKDLFPPKELVKEDDSLQVPFPALQGEGVEYLGRADDTIIAISNYRLHIKFKDSIINTYQGVDNHISVPLRLIENVESRDMFQLHIICKDSKVVRCHFSTFKQCQEWLKRLNRAVAHPGRLEDLFALAYHAWCLGGSADDEDQHLHLCRPGDHVRQRQEMEVRRMGFDMQNAWRVSDINLNYKLCSSYPQKLLVPVWITDKELESVGSFRSSKRIPVVVYRHQRNGAVIARCSQPEISWWGWRNTEDEYLVTSIAKACLMDPGARVTCGAAACSRPRGEGPDSSDGDFDSSLTGCSGPDANSAPQKLLILDARSYTAAVANRAKGGGCECEEYYPNCEVMFMGMANIHSIRNSFQSLRTVCSQIPDPGNWLSALESTRWLQHLSVMLKAATLVCSAVEREGRPVLVHCSDGWDRTPQIVALAKILLDPFYRTLEGFQVLVETEWLDYGHKFGDRCGHQESAEDVSEQCPVFLQWLDCVHQLLKQFPCFFEFNEAFLVKLVQHTYSCLYGTFLCNNGREREARNIYKRTCSIWSLLRTGNKNFQNFLYIPCHEMVLQPVCHTRALQLWTAVYLPTSSPCTAAEDAMELYLCPCAQGDELTSQSLDRLPKSRSMDNLVSACENGMALTRTSSDPNLNKHCQEGRTAHGLEPMAAIGRGAEPDSPEDVSPDTGLDDNDSEVEPVTPTPPTTPLEMEPREEGFEEEELREEICLTTQPLPYLPLPPVTLEKGFPHPTTLPLPTPILLHSLPQTTSPHCPPPPLPQQAADSRYRTAEVTTHPARAAEACLPSPPAWKGPLPAAVLNGPITNGLQNSHSVSAELPALEQLVTLFSMAMEDSTETLTDKAEAPPTLPQSRRESLCQTQAPEWALPQAQTQAQAQGVEREGKRTEIVSGRELVPLRECVVAVPTVAMASASTVPPVDNSQVVAVRHPVSQSQLSVSEELSLLGSHWESVQGLVQSGLPANLSSGLCRALQPTAYQSRRLAGKLLRAQGIAVSNGLPNGGSQCCRREKEERVRGPAPASSSPVQSGSGWLSAVRSSSGYAAICSQTSTSTPPTSSTRQFLPASPFSPPSPAYLDDDGLPVPMDAVQQRLRQIEAGYKQEVEVLRRQVRQLQMRLERQYGMPPSEPDVDYEDDITCLRESDDSDEEESLSDHSEDCFSEGSWDRVEQKDTEVTRWVPDHMASHCFNCDCEFWMAKRRHHCRNCGNVFCKDCCHLKLPIPDQQLYDPVLVCNVCYDLLLEARNREICSQQLKKPIATASS, from the exons ACCTATCAAGGTGTGGACAATCATATTTCT GTGCCGCTGAGGCTCATAGAGAATGTGGAGAGCAGAGACATGTTCCAACTGCACATAATCTGCAAGGACTCCAAAGTCGTCAG ATGCCATTTCTCGACATTCAAGCAGTGCCAGGAGTGGCTGAAGCGTCTGAACCGGGCCGTAGCCCACCCTGGCAGGCTGGAGGATCTGTTTGCCTTGGCCTACCACGCCTGGTGTCTGGGGGGCAGCGCAGACGATGAGGACCAGCACCTACACCTCTGTAGACCAG gtGATCATGTCCGTCAGAGGCAGGAGATGGAGGTGAGGAGGATGGGCTTCGACATGCAAAATGCCTGGAGAGTGTCTGACATCAACCTCAACTACAA GTTGTGCTCCAGCTACCCCCAGAAGCTGCTGGTGCCAGTGTGGATCACAGACAAGGAGCTGGAGAGTGTCGGCTCCTTCAGGTCCTCCAAGAGGATCCCTGTGGtggtctacag GCACCAGAGGAATGGGGCAGTGATCGCCCGTTGCAGCCAGCCAGAGATCAGCTGGTGGGGCTGGAGAAACACAGAGGATGAATACTTGGTCACCTCCATCGCTAAGGCCTGTCTGATGGACCCAGGGGCCAGGGTCACCTGTGGGGCCGCAGCCTGCAGCCGGCCCCGAGGGGAGGGCCCAGACAGCTCCGACGGCGACTTTG aCTCCTCTCTGACAGGATGTTCAGGCCCTGATGCCAACTCTGCGCCACAGAAGCTTCTCATTCTCGACGCCCGCTCCTATACCGCTGCAGTGGCCAACCGCGCCAAGGGAGGTGGCTGCGAGTGTGAAG AGTACTACCCTAACTGTGAGGTGATGTTCATGGGCATGGCCAACATCCACTCCATTAGGAACAGCTTCCAGTCCCTCCGAACAGTCTGTAGCCAGATCCCTGACCCTGGGAA CTGGCTTTCTGCTCTGGAGAGCACCCGTTGGCTGCAGCACCTATCCGTCATGCTGAAGGCTGCCACTCTAGTGTGCTCTGCGGTGGAAAGGGAGGGACGTCCTGTCCTGGTGCATTGTTCAGACGGGTGGGACCGCACCCCACAGATTGTGGCTCTTGCCAAGATCTTGCTGGACCCCTTCTATAGGACACTAGag gGTTTCCAGGTACTGGTGGAGACAGAGTGGTTGGACTACGGTCATAAGTTTGGCGATCGCTGCGGTCACCAGGAGAGTGCTGAGGATGTGAGTGAGCAGTGTCCTGTCTTCCTACAGTGGCTAGACTGTGTTCACCAGCTGCTCAAACAGTTCCCCTGCTTCTTCGAGTTCAACGAGGCATTCTTg GTCAAGCTGGTTCAGCACACATACTCGTGCCTGTACGGGACGTTCCTGTGTAACAACGGGCGGGAGAGAGAGGCCCGCAACATCTACAAACGCACCTGCTCCATCTGGTCTCTGCTCCGCACCGGCAACAAGAACTTCCAGAACTTCCTTTATATTCCCTGTCATGAGATG GTGCTGCAGCCGGTGTGCCACACCCGGGCCCTGCAGCTGTGGACGGCCGTCTACTTGCCCACCTCCTCCCCCTGCACCGCTGCCGAGGACGCCATGGAGCTCTACCTGTGCCCCTGCGCACAGGGAGATGAGCTCACCTCACAATCTCTCGACAG GCTTCCTAAGTCTCGCTCCATGGACAACCTGGTGTCGGCCTGTGAGAACGGGATGGCCCTCACCCGCACCTCCAGCGACCCCAACCTCAACAAGCACTGCCAGGAGGGCCGTACTGCCCATGGCTTGGAGCCTATGGCTGCTATAGGAAGAGGGGCTGAACCCGATAGCCCCGAGGACGTCAGCCCTGACACGGGATTGGACGACAATGACTCGGAGGTGGAGCCTGTCACTCCGACTCCTCCTACCACACCCTTGGAGATGGAGCCAAGGGAAGAGGGCTTTGAGGAGgaggagttgagagaggagatttGTCTGACGACACAACCTCTGCcctacctgcccctcccccccGTCACTCTGGAGAAGGGCTTCCCCCACCCCACCACTCTCCCCCTGCCCACACCCATTCTCCTCCATTCCCTCCCCCAGACCACCAGCCCCCATTGCCCTCCACCTCCCTTGCCACAACAGGCGGCTGACAGCCGCTACAGGACTGCTGAGGTCACTACCCACCCTGCCCGGGCAGCAGAAGCATGCCTACCTTCCCCACCTGCTTGGAAGGGCCCACTACCGGCAGCTGTTCTGAATGGGCCTATCACCAATGGCCTCCAGAACAGCCACTCAGTGTCTGCAGAGCTGCCGGCCCTCGAGCAGCTAGTTACTCTATTCTCTATGGCCATGGAAGACTCCACAGAGACCCTCACAGACAAAGCAGAGGCCCCACCAACACTGCCCCAGAGCAGGAGAGAAAGTCTGTGCCAGACCCAGGCCCCAGAGTGGGCCTTAccccaggcccagacccaggcccaggcccagggagtggagagagaagggaagaggacagAGATTGTAAGTGGTAGAGAGCTGGTGCCTCTGAGAGAATGTGTAGTAGCAGTACCAACAGTAGCAATGGCCTCCGCATCTACAGTGCCCCCTGTTGACAACAGCCAGGTAGTGGCAGTGCGACACCCGGTCTCCCAGAGCCAACTGAGTGTCAGTGAGGAGCTGTCTCTCCTGGGCTCCCACTGGGAGAGTGTCCAGGGCCTGGTCCAGTCTGGCCTCCCAGCCAATCTCTCCTCAGGTCTCTGTCGGGCCCTCCAGCCCACCGCCTACCAGAGTCGACGCCTGGCTGGCAAGCTGCTCCGTGCCCAGGGCATAGCCGTGTCCAACGGGTTGCCTAACGGGGGTTCGCAGTGCTGCCGcagggagaaggaggaaaggGTCCGTGGCCCGGCCCCAGCCAGCTccagcccagtccagtcaggGTCAGGCTGGCTCTCTGCAGTCAGAAGCAGCTCAGGCTATGCTGCCATCTGCAGCCAAACCAGCACCAGCACTCCACCCACCTCTTCAACCCGCCAGTTCTTACcagcctctcccttctccccgCCCTCCCCGGCCTACCTGGATGATGACGGGCTGCCGGTGCCCATGGACGCGGTGCAGCAGCGTCTCAGGCAGATCGAGGCGGGATATAAACAGGAAGTGGAAGTGCTGAGGAGACAGGTGCGCCAGCTGCAGATGAGGCTGGAGAGACAGTACGGCATGCCGCCCTCTGAGCCTGACGTCGACTACGAGGACGACATT ACGTGTTTGCGTGAGTCAGACGACAGTGACGAGGAGGAAAGTCTGTCGGATCACAGCGAGGACTGCTTCTCCGAGGGCAGCTGGGACAGAGTGGAGCAGAAGGACACAGAG GTCACCAGGTGGGTGCCCGATCACATGGCCTCCCATTGTTTCAACTGTGACTGTGAGTTCTGGATGGCCAAGCGACGACATCACTGCAG GAACTGTGGCAATGTGTTCTGTAAAGACTGCTGCCACCTGAAGCTGCCCATCCCAGACCAGCAGCTGTATGACCCTGTCTTAGTGTGTAACGTCTGCTATGACCTGCTGCTGGAGGCTAGGAACAGAGAGATCTGCAGCCAGCAGCTCAAGAAGCCCATCGCCACAGCCTCCagctga
- the LOC109891858 gene encoding myotubularin-related protein 4-like isoform X2 — translation MSLAARVSCSVLNCFGEEGPPSLEYIQAKDLFPPKELVKEDDSLQVPFPALQGEGVEYLGRADDTIIAISNYRLHIKFKDSIINVPLRLIENVESRDMFQLHIICKDSKVVRCHFSTFKQCQEWLKRLNRAVAHPGRLEDLFALAYHAWCLGGSADDEDQHLHLCRPGDHVRQRQEMEVRRMGFDMQNAWRVSDINLNYKLCSSYPQKLLVPVWITDKELESVGSFRSSKRIPVVVYRHQRNGAVIARCSQPEISWWGWRNTEDEYLVTSIAKACLMDPGARVTCGAAACSRPRGEGPDSSDGDFDSSLTGCSGPDANSAPQKLLILDARSYTAAVANRAKGGGCECEEYYPNCEVMFMGMANIHSIRNSFQSLRTVCSQIPDPGNWLSALESTRWLQHLSVMLKAATLVCSAVEREGRPVLVHCSDGWDRTPQIVALAKILLDPFYRTLEGFQVLVETEWLDYGHKFGDRCGHQESAEDVSEQCPVFLQWLDCVHQLLKQFPCFFEFNEAFLVKLVQHTYSCLYGTFLCNNGREREARNIYKRTCSIWSLLRTGNKNFQNFLYIPCHEMVLQPVCHTRALQLWTAVYLPTSSPCTAAEDAMELYLCPCAQGDELTSQSLDRLPKSRSMDNLVSACENGMALTRTSSDPNLNKHCQEGRTAHGLEPMAAIGRGAEPDSPEDVSPDTGLDDNDSEVEPVTPTPPTTPLEMEPREEGFEEEELREEICLTTQPLPYLPLPPVTLEKGFPHPTTLPLPTPILLHSLPQTTSPHCPPPPLPQQAADSRYRTAEVTTHPARAAEACLPSPPAWKGPLPAAVLNGPITNGLQNSHSVSAELPALEQLVTLFSMAMEDSTETLTDKAEAPPTLPQSRRESLCQTQAPEWALPQAQTQAQAQGVEREGKRTEIVSGRELVPLRECVVAVPTVAMASASTVPPVDNSQVVAVRHPVSQSQLSVSEELSLLGSHWESVQGLVQSGLPANLSSGLCRALQPTAYQSRRLAGKLLRAQGIAVSNGLPNGGSQCCRREKEERVRGPAPASSSPVQSGSGWLSAVRSSSGYAAICSQTSTSTPPTSSTRQFLPASPFSPPSPAYLDDDGLPVPMDAVQQRLRQIEAGYKQEVEVLRRQVRQLQMRLERQYGMPPSEPDVDYEDDITCLRESDDSDEEESLSDHSEDCFSEGSWDRVEQKDTEVTRWVPDHMASHCFNCDCEFWMAKRRHHCRNCGNVFCKDCCHLKLPIPDQQLYDPVLVCNVCYDLLLEARNREICSQQLKKPIATASS, via the exons GTGCCGCTGAGGCTCATAGAGAATGTGGAGAGCAGAGACATGTTCCAACTGCACATAATCTGCAAGGACTCCAAAGTCGTCAG ATGCCATTTCTCGACATTCAAGCAGTGCCAGGAGTGGCTGAAGCGTCTGAACCGGGCCGTAGCCCACCCTGGCAGGCTGGAGGATCTGTTTGCCTTGGCCTACCACGCCTGGTGTCTGGGGGGCAGCGCAGACGATGAGGACCAGCACCTACACCTCTGTAGACCAG gtGATCATGTCCGTCAGAGGCAGGAGATGGAGGTGAGGAGGATGGGCTTCGACATGCAAAATGCCTGGAGAGTGTCTGACATCAACCTCAACTACAA GTTGTGCTCCAGCTACCCCCAGAAGCTGCTGGTGCCAGTGTGGATCACAGACAAGGAGCTGGAGAGTGTCGGCTCCTTCAGGTCCTCCAAGAGGATCCCTGTGGtggtctacag GCACCAGAGGAATGGGGCAGTGATCGCCCGTTGCAGCCAGCCAGAGATCAGCTGGTGGGGCTGGAGAAACACAGAGGATGAATACTTGGTCACCTCCATCGCTAAGGCCTGTCTGATGGACCCAGGGGCCAGGGTCACCTGTGGGGCCGCAGCCTGCAGCCGGCCCCGAGGGGAGGGCCCAGACAGCTCCGACGGCGACTTTG aCTCCTCTCTGACAGGATGTTCAGGCCCTGATGCCAACTCTGCGCCACAGAAGCTTCTCATTCTCGACGCCCGCTCCTATACCGCTGCAGTGGCCAACCGCGCCAAGGGAGGTGGCTGCGAGTGTGAAG AGTACTACCCTAACTGTGAGGTGATGTTCATGGGCATGGCCAACATCCACTCCATTAGGAACAGCTTCCAGTCCCTCCGAACAGTCTGTAGCCAGATCCCTGACCCTGGGAA CTGGCTTTCTGCTCTGGAGAGCACCCGTTGGCTGCAGCACCTATCCGTCATGCTGAAGGCTGCCACTCTAGTGTGCTCTGCGGTGGAAAGGGAGGGACGTCCTGTCCTGGTGCATTGTTCAGACGGGTGGGACCGCACCCCACAGATTGTGGCTCTTGCCAAGATCTTGCTGGACCCCTTCTATAGGACACTAGag gGTTTCCAGGTACTGGTGGAGACAGAGTGGTTGGACTACGGTCATAAGTTTGGCGATCGCTGCGGTCACCAGGAGAGTGCTGAGGATGTGAGTGAGCAGTGTCCTGTCTTCCTACAGTGGCTAGACTGTGTTCACCAGCTGCTCAAACAGTTCCCCTGCTTCTTCGAGTTCAACGAGGCATTCTTg GTCAAGCTGGTTCAGCACACATACTCGTGCCTGTACGGGACGTTCCTGTGTAACAACGGGCGGGAGAGAGAGGCCCGCAACATCTACAAACGCACCTGCTCCATCTGGTCTCTGCTCCGCACCGGCAACAAGAACTTCCAGAACTTCCTTTATATTCCCTGTCATGAGATG GTGCTGCAGCCGGTGTGCCACACCCGGGCCCTGCAGCTGTGGACGGCCGTCTACTTGCCCACCTCCTCCCCCTGCACCGCTGCCGAGGACGCCATGGAGCTCTACCTGTGCCCCTGCGCACAGGGAGATGAGCTCACCTCACAATCTCTCGACAG GCTTCCTAAGTCTCGCTCCATGGACAACCTGGTGTCGGCCTGTGAGAACGGGATGGCCCTCACCCGCACCTCCAGCGACCCCAACCTCAACAAGCACTGCCAGGAGGGCCGTACTGCCCATGGCTTGGAGCCTATGGCTGCTATAGGAAGAGGGGCTGAACCCGATAGCCCCGAGGACGTCAGCCCTGACACGGGATTGGACGACAATGACTCGGAGGTGGAGCCTGTCACTCCGACTCCTCCTACCACACCCTTGGAGATGGAGCCAAGGGAAGAGGGCTTTGAGGAGgaggagttgagagaggagatttGTCTGACGACACAACCTCTGCcctacctgcccctcccccccGTCACTCTGGAGAAGGGCTTCCCCCACCCCACCACTCTCCCCCTGCCCACACCCATTCTCCTCCATTCCCTCCCCCAGACCACCAGCCCCCATTGCCCTCCACCTCCCTTGCCACAACAGGCGGCTGACAGCCGCTACAGGACTGCTGAGGTCACTACCCACCCTGCCCGGGCAGCAGAAGCATGCCTACCTTCCCCACCTGCTTGGAAGGGCCCACTACCGGCAGCTGTTCTGAATGGGCCTATCACCAATGGCCTCCAGAACAGCCACTCAGTGTCTGCAGAGCTGCCGGCCCTCGAGCAGCTAGTTACTCTATTCTCTATGGCCATGGAAGACTCCACAGAGACCCTCACAGACAAAGCAGAGGCCCCACCAACACTGCCCCAGAGCAGGAGAGAAAGTCTGTGCCAGACCCAGGCCCCAGAGTGGGCCTTAccccaggcccagacccaggcccaggcccagggagtggagagagaagggaagaggacagAGATTGTAAGTGGTAGAGAGCTGGTGCCTCTGAGAGAATGTGTAGTAGCAGTACCAACAGTAGCAATGGCCTCCGCATCTACAGTGCCCCCTGTTGACAACAGCCAGGTAGTGGCAGTGCGACACCCGGTCTCCCAGAGCCAACTGAGTGTCAGTGAGGAGCTGTCTCTCCTGGGCTCCCACTGGGAGAGTGTCCAGGGCCTGGTCCAGTCTGGCCTCCCAGCCAATCTCTCCTCAGGTCTCTGTCGGGCCCTCCAGCCCACCGCCTACCAGAGTCGACGCCTGGCTGGCAAGCTGCTCCGTGCCCAGGGCATAGCCGTGTCCAACGGGTTGCCTAACGGGGGTTCGCAGTGCTGCCGcagggagaaggaggaaaggGTCCGTGGCCCGGCCCCAGCCAGCTccagcccagtccagtcaggGTCAGGCTGGCTCTCTGCAGTCAGAAGCAGCTCAGGCTATGCTGCCATCTGCAGCCAAACCAGCACCAGCACTCCACCCACCTCTTCAACCCGCCAGTTCTTACcagcctctcccttctccccgCCCTCCCCGGCCTACCTGGATGATGACGGGCTGCCGGTGCCCATGGACGCGGTGCAGCAGCGTCTCAGGCAGATCGAGGCGGGATATAAACAGGAAGTGGAAGTGCTGAGGAGACAGGTGCGCCAGCTGCAGATGAGGCTGGAGAGACAGTACGGCATGCCGCCCTCTGAGCCTGACGTCGACTACGAGGACGACATT ACGTGTTTGCGTGAGTCAGACGACAGTGACGAGGAGGAAAGTCTGTCGGATCACAGCGAGGACTGCTTCTCCGAGGGCAGCTGGGACAGAGTGGAGCAGAAGGACACAGAG GTCACCAGGTGGGTGCCCGATCACATGGCCTCCCATTGTTTCAACTGTGACTGTGAGTTCTGGATGGCCAAGCGACGACATCACTGCAG GAACTGTGGCAATGTGTTCTGTAAAGACTGCTGCCACCTGAAGCTGCCCATCCCAGACCAGCAGCTGTATGACCCTGTCTTAGTGTGTAACGTCTGCTATGACCTGCTGCTGGAGGCTAGGAACAGAGAGATCTGCAGCCAGCAGCTCAAGAAGCCCATCGCCACAGCCTCCagctga
- the LOC109891858 gene encoding myotubularin-related protein 4-like isoform X3 — protein MGEEGPPSLEYIQAKDLFPPKELVKEDDSLQVPFPALQGEGVEYLGRADDTIIAISNYRLHIKFKDSIINTYQGVDNHISVPLRLIENVESRDMFQLHIICKDSKVVRCHFSTFKQCQEWLKRLNRAVAHPGRLEDLFALAYHAWCLGGSADDEDQHLHLCRPGDHVRQRQEMEVRRMGFDMQNAWRVSDINLNYKLCSSYPQKLLVPVWITDKELESVGSFRSSKRIPVVVYRHQRNGAVIARCSQPEISWWGWRNTEDEYLVTSIAKACLMDPGARVTCGAAACSRPRGEGPDSSDGDFDSSLTGCSGPDANSAPQKLLILDARSYTAAVANRAKGGGCECEEYYPNCEVMFMGMANIHSIRNSFQSLRTVCSQIPDPGNWLSALESTRWLQHLSVMLKAATLVCSAVEREGRPVLVHCSDGWDRTPQIVALAKILLDPFYRTLEGFQVLVETEWLDYGHKFGDRCGHQESAEDVSEQCPVFLQWLDCVHQLLKQFPCFFEFNEAFLVKLVQHTYSCLYGTFLCNNGREREARNIYKRTCSIWSLLRTGNKNFQNFLYIPCHEMVLQPVCHTRALQLWTAVYLPTSSPCTAAEDAMELYLCPCAQGDELTSQSLDRLPKSRSMDNLVSACENGMALTRTSSDPNLNKHCQEGRTAHGLEPMAAIGRGAEPDSPEDVSPDTGLDDNDSEVEPVTPTPPTTPLEMEPREEGFEEEELREEICLTTQPLPYLPLPPVTLEKGFPHPTTLPLPTPILLHSLPQTTSPHCPPPPLPQQAADSRYRTAEVTTHPARAAEACLPSPPAWKGPLPAAVLNGPITNGLQNSHSVSAELPALEQLVTLFSMAMEDSTETLTDKAEAPPTLPQSRRESLCQTQAPEWALPQAQTQAQAQGVEREGKRTEIVSGRELVPLRECVVAVPTVAMASASTVPPVDNSQVVAVRHPVSQSQLSVSEELSLLGSHWESVQGLVQSGLPANLSSGLCRALQPTAYQSRRLAGKLLRAQGIAVSNGLPNGGSQCCRREKEERVRGPAPASSSPVQSGSGWLSAVRSSSGYAAICSQTSTSTPPTSSTRQFLPASPFSPPSPAYLDDDGLPVPMDAVQQRLRQIEAGYKQEVEVLRRQVRQLQMRLERQYGMPPSEPDVDYEDDITCLRESDDSDEEESLSDHSEDCFSEGSWDRVEQKDTEVTRWVPDHMASHCFNCDCEFWMAKRRHHCRNCGNVFCKDCCHLKLPIPDQQLYDPVLVCNVCYDLLLEARNREICSQQLKKPIATASS, from the exons ACCTATCAAGGTGTGGACAATCATATTTCT GTGCCGCTGAGGCTCATAGAGAATGTGGAGAGCAGAGACATGTTCCAACTGCACATAATCTGCAAGGACTCCAAAGTCGTCAG ATGCCATTTCTCGACATTCAAGCAGTGCCAGGAGTGGCTGAAGCGTCTGAACCGGGCCGTAGCCCACCCTGGCAGGCTGGAGGATCTGTTTGCCTTGGCCTACCACGCCTGGTGTCTGGGGGGCAGCGCAGACGATGAGGACCAGCACCTACACCTCTGTAGACCAG gtGATCATGTCCGTCAGAGGCAGGAGATGGAGGTGAGGAGGATGGGCTTCGACATGCAAAATGCCTGGAGAGTGTCTGACATCAACCTCAACTACAA GTTGTGCTCCAGCTACCCCCAGAAGCTGCTGGTGCCAGTGTGGATCACAGACAAGGAGCTGGAGAGTGTCGGCTCCTTCAGGTCCTCCAAGAGGATCCCTGTGGtggtctacag GCACCAGAGGAATGGGGCAGTGATCGCCCGTTGCAGCCAGCCAGAGATCAGCTGGTGGGGCTGGAGAAACACAGAGGATGAATACTTGGTCACCTCCATCGCTAAGGCCTGTCTGATGGACCCAGGGGCCAGGGTCACCTGTGGGGCCGCAGCCTGCAGCCGGCCCCGAGGGGAGGGCCCAGACAGCTCCGACGGCGACTTTG aCTCCTCTCTGACAGGATGTTCAGGCCCTGATGCCAACTCTGCGCCACAGAAGCTTCTCATTCTCGACGCCCGCTCCTATACCGCTGCAGTGGCCAACCGCGCCAAGGGAGGTGGCTGCGAGTGTGAAG AGTACTACCCTAACTGTGAGGTGATGTTCATGGGCATGGCCAACATCCACTCCATTAGGAACAGCTTCCAGTCCCTCCGAACAGTCTGTAGCCAGATCCCTGACCCTGGGAA CTGGCTTTCTGCTCTGGAGAGCACCCGTTGGCTGCAGCACCTATCCGTCATGCTGAAGGCTGCCACTCTAGTGTGCTCTGCGGTGGAAAGGGAGGGACGTCCTGTCCTGGTGCATTGTTCAGACGGGTGGGACCGCACCCCACAGATTGTGGCTCTTGCCAAGATCTTGCTGGACCCCTTCTATAGGACACTAGag gGTTTCCAGGTACTGGTGGAGACAGAGTGGTTGGACTACGGTCATAAGTTTGGCGATCGCTGCGGTCACCAGGAGAGTGCTGAGGATGTGAGTGAGCAGTGTCCTGTCTTCCTACAGTGGCTAGACTGTGTTCACCAGCTGCTCAAACAGTTCCCCTGCTTCTTCGAGTTCAACGAGGCATTCTTg GTCAAGCTGGTTCAGCACACATACTCGTGCCTGTACGGGACGTTCCTGTGTAACAACGGGCGGGAGAGAGAGGCCCGCAACATCTACAAACGCACCTGCTCCATCTGGTCTCTGCTCCGCACCGGCAACAAGAACTTCCAGAACTTCCTTTATATTCCCTGTCATGAGATG GTGCTGCAGCCGGTGTGCCACACCCGGGCCCTGCAGCTGTGGACGGCCGTCTACTTGCCCACCTCCTCCCCCTGCACCGCTGCCGAGGACGCCATGGAGCTCTACCTGTGCCCCTGCGCACAGGGAGATGAGCTCACCTCACAATCTCTCGACAG GCTTCCTAAGTCTCGCTCCATGGACAACCTGGTGTCGGCCTGTGAGAACGGGATGGCCCTCACCCGCACCTCCAGCGACCCCAACCTCAACAAGCACTGCCAGGAGGGCCGTACTGCCCATGGCTTGGAGCCTATGGCTGCTATAGGAAGAGGGGCTGAACCCGATAGCCCCGAGGACGTCAGCCCTGACACGGGATTGGACGACAATGACTCGGAGGTGGAGCCTGTCACTCCGACTCCTCCTACCACACCCTTGGAGATGGAGCCAAGGGAAGAGGGCTTTGAGGAGgaggagttgagagaggagatttGTCTGACGACACAACCTCTGCcctacctgcccctcccccccGTCACTCTGGAGAAGGGCTTCCCCCACCCCACCACTCTCCCCCTGCCCACACCCATTCTCCTCCATTCCCTCCCCCAGACCACCAGCCCCCATTGCCCTCCACCTCCCTTGCCACAACAGGCGGCTGACAGCCGCTACAGGACTGCTGAGGTCACTACCCACCCTGCCCGGGCAGCAGAAGCATGCCTACCTTCCCCACCTGCTTGGAAGGGCCCACTACCGGCAGCTGTTCTGAATGGGCCTATCACCAATGGCCTCCAGAACAGCCACTCAGTGTCTGCAGAGCTGCCGGCCCTCGAGCAGCTAGTTACTCTATTCTCTATGGCCATGGAAGACTCCACAGAGACCCTCACAGACAAAGCAGAGGCCCCACCAACACTGCCCCAGAGCAGGAGAGAAAGTCTGTGCCAGACCCAGGCCCCAGAGTGGGCCTTAccccaggcccagacccaggcccaggcccagggagtggagagagaagggaagaggacagAGATTGTAAGTGGTAGAGAGCTGGTGCCTCTGAGAGAATGTGTAGTAGCAGTACCAACAGTAGCAATGGCCTCCGCATCTACAGTGCCCCCTGTTGACAACAGCCAGGTAGTGGCAGTGCGACACCCGGTCTCCCAGAGCCAACTGAGTGTCAGTGAGGAGCTGTCTCTCCTGGGCTCCCACTGGGAGAGTGTCCAGGGCCTGGTCCAGTCTGGCCTCCCAGCCAATCTCTCCTCAGGTCTCTGTCGGGCCCTCCAGCCCACCGCCTACCAGAGTCGACGCCTGGCTGGCAAGCTGCTCCGTGCCCAGGGCATAGCCGTGTCCAACGGGTTGCCTAACGGGGGTTCGCAGTGCTGCCGcagggagaaggaggaaaggGTCCGTGGCCCGGCCCCAGCCAGCTccagcccagtccagtcaggGTCAGGCTGGCTCTCTGCAGTCAGAAGCAGCTCAGGCTATGCTGCCATCTGCAGCCAAACCAGCACCAGCACTCCACCCACCTCTTCAACCCGCCAGTTCTTACcagcctctcccttctccccgCCCTCCCCGGCCTACCTGGATGATGACGGGCTGCCGGTGCCCATGGACGCGGTGCAGCAGCGTCTCAGGCAGATCGAGGCGGGATATAAACAGGAAGTGGAAGTGCTGAGGAGACAGGTGCGCCAGCTGCAGATGAGGCTGGAGAGACAGTACGGCATGCCGCCCTCTGAGCCTGACGTCGACTACGAGGACGACATT ACGTGTTTGCGTGAGTCAGACGACAGTGACGAGGAGGAAAGTCTGTCGGATCACAGCGAGGACTGCTTCTCCGAGGGCAGCTGGGACAGAGTGGAGCAGAAGGACACAGAG GTCACCAGGTGGGTGCCCGATCACATGGCCTCCCATTGTTTCAACTGTGACTGTGAGTTCTGGATGGCCAAGCGACGACATCACTGCAG GAACTGTGGCAATGTGTTCTGTAAAGACTGCTGCCACCTGAAGCTGCCCATCCCAGACCAGCAGCTGTATGACCCTGTCTTAGTGTGTAACGTCTGCTATGACCTGCTGCTGGAGGCTAGGAACAGAGAGATCTGCAGCCAGCAGCTCAAGAAGCCCATCGCCACAGCCTCCagctga